In the genome of Pantanalinema sp., one region contains:
- the recG gene encoding ATP-dependent DNA helicase RecG: protein MSTSLAKLQQALTVEARRNYPNLQGQTARFADFVCEQLAILRLTLMPNPSIRARLSQLADGFARYEALTPPERATLIDGLLGLMPYLSGPRAEVALSAPTGMLNPADASRLASRVREQAPEYARQQTPRPAAVQPAAPQPQAPAKGAAPRAAKPVAGEGLDQAVQWVKGVGPRMGETLAKLGILTVRDLIGHYPRTHLDYQSRTKIRDLKVGEKVTVWGTVRKVEAFSPPRKPNMSIMSVTITDGSGSVTARWFMGKANRFQLEQFKKRFPVGGQVLMSGEARHDEYQGRLFFDRPELELLGEGGEEDSDSLNVGRIVPVYPLTEGLHLKGLRKAMHTALDTFGPLIKETLPQEVVSRCELIGRREALAAIHFPKTMAEKELAHRRLAFEEFFWLQLGLAFRRAQLRKTTEAIALPANGELTNKLLETLPFTLTGAQQRVFDEVRADLASAEPMNRLVQGDVGSGKTVVALLSLLVAVENGYQGALMAPTEILAEQHHKKFVEWLTPMGIPCALLLGKQGKRERNQYLKAIASGYTPIVVGTHALIQESVEFQNLGLVVIDEQHRFGVKQRATLRTKGRHPEVLTMTATPIPRTLALTMHGDLDVSVIDELPPGRKPIQTSWVTGKGRKSAWELVRKELSIGRQAYIVFPLIEQSEEMENVRAATEEARTLQNEVFPEYRVGLLHGQMASDEKEAVMRAFRDHELDILVATTVIEVGVDVPNASVMVIENAERFGLSQLHQLRGRVGRGADQSYCILVTSASSEATKQRMQVMVATNDGFVIAEQDLKLRGPGEFLGTRQSGLPDFMLADLAQDTALLEAARKASFELLASDPDLARNPHVKAELYRHFRSNLGFLGIG, encoded by the coding sequence ATGTCCACGTCGCTCGCCAAGCTGCAACAGGCGCTCACGGTCGAGGCGCGTCGCAACTACCCCAACCTGCAGGGGCAGACGGCGCGCTTCGCGGACTTCGTCTGCGAGCAGCTCGCCATCCTGCGCCTCACCCTGATGCCGAACCCCTCGATTCGCGCGCGGCTCTCCCAGCTCGCGGACGGCTTCGCGCGCTACGAGGCGCTGACCCCACCCGAGCGGGCCACCCTGATCGACGGGCTGCTCGGCCTGATGCCCTACCTCTCGGGGCCCCGCGCCGAGGTCGCTCTCAGCGCGCCGACCGGCATGCTCAACCCCGCCGACGCCTCGCGCCTCGCCAGCCGCGTGCGCGAGCAGGCCCCGGAGTACGCTCGGCAGCAAACGCCGAGGCCCGCCGCCGTTCAACCGGCCGCCCCGCAGCCCCAGGCGCCGGCGAAGGGGGCAGCCCCGCGCGCCGCCAAGCCCGTCGCGGGCGAGGGGCTCGACCAGGCGGTCCAGTGGGTCAAGGGGGTCGGCCCACGCATGGGCGAGACCCTGGCGAAGCTCGGGATCCTGACGGTGCGCGATCTCATCGGTCACTACCCGCGCACCCACCTGGACTACCAGAGCCGCACCAAGATCCGCGACCTGAAGGTGGGCGAGAAGGTGACGGTCTGGGGAACCGTGCGCAAGGTCGAGGCCTTCAGCCCGCCGCGCAAGCCCAACATGAGCATCATGTCCGTCACCATCACCGACGGCAGCGGCTCGGTCACGGCGCGCTGGTTCATGGGCAAGGCCAATCGCTTCCAGCTCGAGCAGTTCAAGAAGCGCTTCCCGGTGGGCGGCCAGGTGCTCATGTCCGGCGAGGCCCGCCACGACGAGTACCAGGGGCGCCTGTTCTTCGATCGCCCCGAGCTCGAGCTCCTCGGCGAGGGGGGCGAGGAGGACTCGGATTCCCTGAACGTGGGGCGCATCGTCCCGGTCTACCCGCTGACCGAGGGCCTGCACCTCAAGGGCCTGCGCAAGGCGATGCACACGGCACTCGATACCTTCGGCCCGCTGATCAAGGAGACGCTCCCCCAGGAGGTGGTCTCGCGCTGCGAGCTGATCGGACGGCGCGAGGCGCTTGCCGCCATCCACTTCCCCAAGACCATGGCCGAGAAGGAGCTGGCGCACCGGCGCCTGGCCTTCGAGGAGTTCTTCTGGCTCCAGCTGGGGCTCGCCTTCCGGCGCGCGCAGCTGCGAAAGACCACCGAGGCGATCGCCCTTCCCGCCAACGGCGAGCTGACGAACAAGCTGCTCGAAACCCTGCCCTTCACCCTCACCGGCGCCCAGCAGCGCGTCTTCGACGAGGTCCGAGCCGACCTCGCCTCGGCCGAGCCCATGAACCGGCTGGTGCAGGGGGACGTGGGCTCGGGCAAGACGGTGGTCGCGCTTTTGAGCCTCCTGGTCGCGGTCGAGAACGGCTACCAGGGCGCCCTGATGGCCCCCACCGAGATCCTGGCCGAGCAGCACCACAAGAAGTTCGTCGAGTGGCTGACCCCCATGGGGATCCCCTGCGCGCTTTTGCTGGGAAAGCAGGGCAAGCGCGAGCGCAACCAGTACCTCAAGGCGATAGCCTCGGGCTACACCCCGATCGTGGTCGGCACCCACGCCCTGATCCAGGAGAGCGTCGAGTTCCAGAACCTGGGCCTGGTCGTCATCGACGAGCAGCACCGCTTCGGGGTCAAGCAGCGGGCCACCCTGCGCACCAAGGGCCGCCACCCCGAGGTCCTGACCATGACGGCCACTCCCATCCCGCGCACCCTGGCCCTGACCATGCACGGGGATCTGGACGTGTCGGTCATCGACGAGCTGCCGCCCGGCCGCAAGCCCATCCAGACCTCGTGGGTCACGGGCAAGGGCCGCAAGAGCGCATGGGAGCTGGTGCGCAAGGAGCTCTCCATCGGGCGCCAGGCCTACATCGTCTTCCCCTTGATCGAGCAGTCGGAAGAGATGGAGAACGTGCGGGCGGCGACCGAGGAGGCCCGGACCCTCCAGAACGAGGTCTTCCCCGAGTACCGGGTGGGCCTGCTGCACGGCCAGATGGCCTCCGACGAGAAGGAGGCGGTGATGCGCGCCTTCCGGGACCACGAGCTGGACATCCTGGTGGCGACCACCGTCATCGAGGTGGGGGTGGACGTGCCCAACGCCTCGGTCATGGTGATCGAGAACGCCGAGCGCTTCGGCCTCAGCCAGCTCCACCAGCTGCGCGGCCGGGTGGGCCGCGGCGCCGACCAGTCGTACTGCATCCTGGTCACCAGCGCCAGCAGCGAGGCGACCAAGCAGCGCATGCAGGTCATGGTGGCGACCAACGACGGCTTCGTGATCGCCGAGCAGGACCTCAAGCTCAGGGGGCCGGGCGAGTTCCTCGGCACCCGCCAGAGCGGCCTGCCCGACTTCATGCTCGCCGACCTCGCGCAGGACACGGCCCTTCTGGAGGCGGCCCGCAAGGCCTCGTTCGAGCTTCTGGCCTCGGACCCGGATCTTGCGCGCAATCCCCACGTCAAGGCGGAGCTTTACCGCCACTTCCGTAGCAACCTCGGTTTTCTTGGGATCGGATAG
- a CDS encoding MotA/TolQ/ExbB proton channel family protein, with protein MEITHLIKVLGASGGEWVLYLLIAFSMFSFTLIIERIAYFFGNRERTDEILSQGIAALARGDLETASKNTKGPVGRMFQTACEAWDLGPQRLQASLLAHRLQEKAAAERGLVYLGTLGNNSPFVGLFGTVLGIIKAFKDLATASGQGPSVVMAGISEALVATAVGIMVAIPAVIAYNLFQRKIRVQDYRLEEAAEAIHALAAADPAMVTGGQHARR; from the coding sequence TTGGAAATCACTCACCTGATCAAGGTCCTCGGCGCCTCGGGGGGGGAGTGGGTCCTGTACCTGCTCATCGCCTTCTCCATGTTCTCCTTCACCCTCATCATCGAGCGCATCGCCTACTTCTTCGGAAACCGCGAGCGCACCGACGAGATCCTCTCCCAGGGGATCGCGGCTCTCGCCCGCGGCGACCTCGAGACGGCCTCCAAGAACACCAAGGGCCCCGTGGGCCGCATGTTCCAGACCGCCTGCGAGGCCTGGGACCTCGGCCCCCAGCGCCTCCAGGCCTCCCTGCTGGCCCACCGCCTTCAGGAGAAGGCCGCAGCCGAGCGTGGCCTCGTCTACCTGGGGACCCTCGGTAACAACAGCCCCTTCGTGGGCCTCTTCGGCACGGTGCTCGGCATCATCAAGGCGTTCAAGGACCTCGCGACCGCGAGCGGCCAGGGTCCCTCGGTCGTGATGGCGGGCATCTCGGAGGCGCTGGTCGCCACCGCCGTCGGCATCATGGTCGCCATCCCCGCCGTCATCGCCTACAACCTCTTCCAGCGCAAGATCCGCGTCCAGGACTACCGGCTCGAGGAGGCCGCCGAGGCCATCCACGCCCTCGCCGCAGCCGATCCGGCAATGGTGACCGGAGGGCAGCATGCGCGCCGGTAG